The proteins below are encoded in one region of Apium graveolens cultivar Ventura chromosome 4, ASM990537v1, whole genome shotgun sequence:
- the LOC141717001 gene encoding uncharacterized protein LOC141717001, with protein MGHSSNELAEKITWYCAVFLGIILVLNLCESSTSTCGEQVEELNEMSSIKRGCDEIYVVGEGDTLQSISEKCDDPYIVEFNPHIHDPDDVFPGLLIKITPKFSNI; from the coding sequence ATGGGACACTCGTCGAATGAATTAGCAGAGAAAATAACATGGTACTGTGCTGTGTTTTTAGGAATAATACTGGTATTGAATCTTTGTGAGTCCTCCACTAGCACTTGCGGCGAACAAGTAGAGGAGCTAAATGAAATGAGTTCGATCAAGAGAGGATGCGATGAGATTTATGTGGTGGGAGAGGGAGACACATTGCAGAGCATAAGCGAAAAATGCGACGATCCATATATTGTTGAATTCAATCCTCATATTCATGATCCTGATGATGTTTTTCCTGGCCTGCTTATCAAAATTACACCTAAATTCAGCAACATATAG